The proteins below are encoded in one region of Methanosarcina barkeri 3:
- the rtcA gene encoding RNA 3'-terminal phosphate cyclase, which produces MLEIDGSYGEGGGQLVRTAVALSAVTGKGIRVTNIRKNRPNPGLKQQHLKALETAAKICQAQISGLFPGSTELSFVPVEIKGGKYDIDIGTAGSITLFLQCIMPALPFAKEEVELTIKGGTDVAWSPTMDYLQHVTFSALKQLGYSGSVTLKEHGYYPKGGGKVSAYFKPCRLRGFHFLKEEQEEEIKGISHASNLPAHVPLRQAEAASTRLIEAGYPSQIETQSFEAFSTGSGITLWTGYMGGSALGKRGLPAEKVGKYAADEIILELRSGASVDTYLADQLIPYMALAGNSSYTVRELSLHTKTNIWVTEQFLDVNFRIEKKEGLFEVCVS; this is translated from the coding sequence ATGTTAGAAATCGACGGCTCTTATGGTGAAGGAGGAGGGCAGTTGGTCAGAACGGCTGTTGCTCTTTCCGCAGTTACTGGAAAAGGGATCAGAGTTACGAATATCAGGAAAAACCGGCCAAATCCTGGCCTGAAACAACAGCATTTAAAGGCTCTGGAAACAGCGGCCAAGATCTGTCAAGCTCAGATCTCGGGACTTTTTCCAGGCTCTACTGAACTTTCTTTTGTTCCAGTTGAAATAAAGGGGGGTAAGTATGATATTGATATCGGGACTGCAGGAAGCATAACCTTGTTTCTCCAGTGCATTATGCCAGCCCTGCCTTTTGCGAAAGAGGAAGTCGAACTAACGATAAAAGGGGGAACTGACGTTGCCTGGTCTCCGACAATGGATTACCTGCAGCATGTTACCTTTAGCGCTCTGAAGCAACTTGGATACTCAGGCAGTGTAACCCTGAAAGAACACGGGTACTACCCTAAAGGGGGAGGAAAAGTTTCGGCTTATTTTAAACCGTGCAGGCTACGAGGTTTTCATTTTTTAAAAGAAGAACAAGAAGAAGAGATCAAGGGAATTTCTCATGCTTCAAATCTTCCGGCTCATGTACCTTTACGCCAGGCCGAAGCTGCCAGTACAAGATTAATAGAAGCCGGATACCCATCTCAAATTGAAACTCAATCCTTTGAAGCTTTTTCCACTGGAAGCGGGATAACTCTCTGGACAGGCTATATGGGTGGGAGTGCCCTTGGGAAAAGAGGACTCCCAGCAGAAAAAGTGGGTAAATATGCTGCAGACGAAATTATTCTTGAACTTAGATCAGGAGCTTCTGTTGACACATATCTGGCAGACCAGCTAATACCGTACATGGCTCTTGCAGGAAATAGTTCTTACACTGTCCGTGAACTCTCTCTTCACACTAAGACAAATATTTGGGTTACTGAACAGTTTCTGGATGTTAACTTCAGGATAGAAAAAAAAGAAGGGCTTTTTGAAGTGTGCGTGAGTTGA
- a CDS encoding RNA 2'-phosphotransferase produces MIRKCTEHGYFRGGSCLQCKRPGRYLLDDNKEEKLGRFVSGTLRHFPESAGVEMDRFGWVNINAFCDVMRKRYSWMRKEYLYALVESDEKGRYEIRNSRIRARYGHSVNIDLDYRESDSQYLYYGASPEEVDVLLENGIFPIKQRYVHLSTSYEKAVEVALIHTESPVILQIDAFKAQEDGISLKLATDDIVLAEKIPSEYLFVVED; encoded by the coding sequence ATGATTCGAAAATGCACTGAGCACGGCTATTTTAGAGGAGGCAGCTGTCTGCAGTGTAAACGCCCTGGAAGATACCTGCTGGACGATAACAAGGAAGAAAAGCTTGGTAGGTTTGTATCTGGTACGCTCCGGCATTTTCCAGAATCTGCAGGAGTTGAAATGGACAGATTCGGCTGGGTCAATATCAATGCTTTCTGTGACGTTATGAGAAAGCGATACAGCTGGATGAGGAAGGAGTACCTTTACGCGCTTGTAGAGTCTGATGAAAAAGGAAGGTACGAGATCCGCAATTCAAGAATCAGGGCACGTTACGGGCACTCTGTCAACATTGATCTGGATTATAGGGAAAGCGATTCTCAATATCTGTATTATGGGGCAAGCCCTGAAGAAGTTGATGTCTTGCTGGAGAACGGAATTTTTCCAATAAAGCAAAGATATGTTCACCTCAGCACTTCGTATGAAAAAGCAGTAGAAGTGGCTCTTATTCATACTGAAAGTCCTGTTATCCTTCAAATCGACGCCTTTAAAGCTCAAGAAGATGGGATCTCTCTCAAGCTTGCAACTGATGACATCGTACTTGCGGAAAAAATACCTTCTGAATACCTCTTTGTCGTTGAAGATTGA
- a CDS encoding cyclic nucleotide-binding/CBS domain-containing protein produces MADGPEKDIDADRGKYAGIHNKEIERELSVAEVMNKAVIVMDINSDIPSIAREIASRDAGSVIVTENGKAMGIITERDIVKNIVTENKKPSEVEAKEVLSSPLITIEPENNIIEASEIMLKARIKRLPVLKDRTVIGVISNTDILMVAPGLNTILRDLIDMNREALLSIPSRDEIPDLENSRMNVCELCGSTSIDLRYVDGRYLCGNCRHEKDIDADRGKYAGIHNRDINKVSVTRAMNKAVIVMDINSDIPSIAREMVSRDAGSVIVTENDKAIGIITERDIVKNIVTENKKPSEVEAKDIFSSPLITIEPEKSIAEASEIMLKANIKRLPVLKDRTVIGIISNTDILAITPGIDTILRNLVDMNREALFSIPSREEISEDLEDFITGICESCLVFSVDLKYVHGKYLCRNCRQEEGEDYE; encoded by the coding sequence ATGGCAGATGGACCTGAAAAGGACATAGATGCTGACAGGGGAAAATATGCTGGCATTCACAATAAAGAGATTGAAAGAGAACTCTCAGTTGCTGAGGTTATGAACAAAGCAGTAATAGTAATGGATATCAACTCAGATATTCCTTCTATTGCAAGAGAAATAGCCAGTCGTGATGCAGGAAGCGTTATCGTCACAGAAAATGGTAAAGCTATGGGGATCATAACTGAAAGGGATATTGTTAAAAATATTGTTACAGAGAATAAAAAACCAAGTGAAGTGGAAGCGAAAGAAGTCCTCTCAAGTCCTCTTATAACCATAGAGCCTGAAAATAACATAATAGAAGCTTCCGAAATCATGCTAAAAGCAAGAATTAAAAGACTACCAGTCCTGAAAGATAGGACAGTAATAGGAGTAATTTCGAATACAGATATCCTGATGGTAGCACCTGGACTTAATACTATTCTTCGAGATCTTATTGATATGAACAGAGAGGCCCTACTCTCTATTCCCTCGAGAGATGAGATTCCAGATTTAGAAAATTCCAGAATGAATGTATGTGAATTGTGTGGTTCTACTTCCATTGACCTCAGGTATGTAGATGGCAGATACTTATGCGGAAACTGTCGGCACGAAAAGGACATAGATGCTGACAGGGGAAAATATGCCGGCATTCATAACAGAGACATCAATAAAGTTTCGGTTACTAGGGCTATGAATAAAGCAGTAATAGTAATGGATATCAACTCAGATATTCCTTCTATTGCAAGAGAAATGGTCAGTCGTGATGCAGGTAGTGTTATCGTCACAGAGAATGATAAAGCTATAGGGATTATAACTGAAAGGGATATTGTTAAAAATATTGTTACAGAGAATAAAAAACCAAGTGAAGTGGAAGCGAAGGACATTTTTTCGAGTCCTCTCATAACCATAGAACCCGAAAAAAGTATTGCAGAAGCTTCCGAAATTATGTTAAAAGCTAATATCAAAAGACTGCCAGTCCTGAAAGATAGGACAGTAATAGGAATAATTTCGAATACTGATATCCTGGCAATAACACCCGGAATTGATACTATCCTCAGAAACCTTGTTGATATGAATAGAGAAGCCCTATTCTCCATTCCCTCAAGAGAAGAGATTTCAGAAGATTTAGAGGATTTTATAACTGGTATATGTGAATCCTGTTTAGTTTTTTCCGTTGACCTCAAGTATGTACACGGTAAATATTTATGCAGAAACTGCAGGCAGGAAGAAGGCGAAGACTACGAATAA
- a CDS encoding OB-fold nucleic acid binding domain-containing protein encodes MTDIESIYKKLSHVISKEDFLQHVQEKVESMGGLCDEPMAAMLVANELGFSDVGRDSVKIENITAESGQINFVAKVVSVFDTKEFTRNDGTIGRVGNIIVGDETGKIRITLWDNMADLIKAEKIKVGQTLQVSGYAKQGYSGVEVNVGNNGVLAESEEEIDVAASSQKIKDIKDGMGDLNLTGKILEISDVRTFQRKDGTSGQVGNLLLGDSTGTVRVTLWDDRTEFLNQVEYGDTIELVNAYARENAFTQKVELQVGNRSIIRKSEKKVEYEEEFIPIEDIRADMSNINISGRVLDIGEIRTFEKKDGSTGRVGNLLLGDSTGKIRLTLWDEKTSFLDEVDFDETIEVLHAYSRENAFSQQIELNLGGRGIIQKSEKEIEYKEKFTDIADIIPGESYSVQGKVSEIGELKEFEREDGTENVVANLRLKDETGSIKITLWGEQAYVIEDLDIDSEIQIINAYAKYGLNEEIELSIGNRSRVIML; translated from the coding sequence ATGACAGATATCGAATCAATCTATAAGAAGCTCAGCCACGTTATCAGTAAAGAAGACTTCCTGCAGCATGTACAGGAAAAGGTCGAAAGCATGGGAGGGCTTTGCGATGAACCCATGGCTGCCATGCTAGTTGCCAACGAACTTGGGTTTTCAGATGTAGGTCGGGACAGTGTGAAAATTGAAAACATTACAGCTGAAAGCGGACAAATAAATTTTGTTGCAAAAGTTGTGTCGGTTTTCGACACCAAAGAATTTACTCGAAATGATGGGACGATAGGTAGAGTCGGAAATATAATTGTTGGAGATGAAACAGGAAAGATCAGGATAACGCTCTGGGATAACATGGCAGATCTTATAAAAGCTGAAAAAATCAAAGTAGGGCAAACTCTTCAGGTTAGCGGTTATGCGAAGCAGGGATACTCAGGAGTAGAGGTCAATGTAGGAAATAACGGAGTCCTGGCCGAGAGCGAAGAAGAAATCGATGTGGCTGCCAGCAGCCAGAAAATAAAGGATATAAAAGACGGTATGGGAGATCTCAATTTAACAGGAAAAATCCTGGAAATTTCAGATGTAAGAACTTTCCAGCGGAAAGATGGCACTAGCGGACAGGTAGGAAACCTGCTTCTCGGGGATAGTACAGGCACAGTCAGAGTAACCCTTTGGGACGACAGAACCGAATTCCTGAACCAGGTAGAATACGGAGACACTATTGAACTGGTCAATGCTTATGCGCGAGAGAACGCCTTTACTCAGAAAGTTGAACTACAGGTAGGAAATCGAAGCATAATAAGGAAAAGTGAGAAAAAAGTCGAGTACGAAGAGGAATTTATTCCAATTGAGGACATCAGGGCTGATATGAGCAATATAAACATTTCAGGTAGAGTACTCGATATAGGAGAAATCCGGACTTTTGAGAAAAAAGACGGGTCTACCGGAAGAGTTGGAAATCTTCTTCTTGGAGATTCCACTGGAAAAATCAGACTGACTCTATGGGATGAAAAAACCAGTTTTCTGGATGAAGTCGATTTTGACGAGACCATAGAAGTACTTCATGCTTACTCTCGGGAAAATGCATTCAGCCAGCAGATAGAACTCAACCTGGGAGGCCGAGGAATAATCCAGAAGAGTGAAAAGGAAATTGAGTACAAAGAAAAGTTTACGGATATTGCTGATATTATCCCTGGGGAAAGCTATTCGGTTCAGGGTAAGGTTTCCGAAATAGGGGAACTCAAAGAGTTTGAAAGGGAAGACGGAACCGAGAATGTAGTTGCAAACCTTCGATTAAAGGACGAAACTGGCAGCATAAAGATAACTCTCTGGGGAGAACAGGCTTATGTGATCGAAGATCTTGATATTGACTCCGAAATCCAGATAATTAATGCTTACGCGAAGTATGGTCTGAACGAAGAAATTGAACTTAGCATCGGGAATCGGAGCAGAGTAATTATGCTCTAA